A portion of the Faecalibacterium sp. I3-3-89 genome contains these proteins:
- the purD gene encoding phosphoribosylamine--glycine ligase gives MAKKILVVGGGGREHAIIKALKKSPDCGEVWCAPGNGGIGYDAHCVNIKATDVETMVGFAETEKFDYVVVAQDDPLALGMVDALAKVGIPAFGPDKAAARIEASKVFSKDLMKKYGIPTAKYETFDDPAKVMEYIKAEGKYPVVIKADGLALGKGVLICENEEQAAEGVKEIMLDKKFGASGNHVVVEEFLTGPEVSVLSFTDGKVVKPMVSSMDHKRANDHDTGLNTGGMGTVAPNPYYTPAIAAECMEKIFLPTIKAMNAEGCPFKGCLYFGLMLTPDGPKVIEYNCRFGDPETQVVLPLLESDLLKIMTACTEGTLADTEVKFSDGAAACVILASGGYPVAYEKGKPITGLVDGQLPDEPDVTVYHSGTAIAEDGQLVTNGGRVLGVTATAPGLPRAIAIAYEAAEHIHFDKLHKRTDIGMRALKALAEE, from the coding sequence ATGGCAAAGAAAATTCTGGTCGTTGGCGGCGGCGGACGTGAGCACGCCATCATCAAGGCACTGAAAAAAAGCCCCGACTGCGGTGAGGTCTGGTGTGCGCCCGGCAACGGCGGCATCGGCTATGATGCCCACTGCGTCAACATCAAGGCCACCGATGTGGAAACGATGGTGGGCTTTGCAGAGACGGAAAAGTTCGACTATGTCGTGGTAGCGCAGGACGACCCGCTGGCACTGGGCATGGTGGACGCTCTGGCAAAGGTCGGCATCCCGGCGTTCGGCCCGGACAAGGCTGCGGCCCGCATCGAGGCCTCCAAGGTCTTCTCCAAAGACCTGATGAAGAAGTACGGCATCCCCACCGCGAAGTATGAGACCTTCGACGACCCCGCCAAGGTCATGGAGTACATCAAGGCCGAGGGCAAGTACCCTGTGGTCATCAAGGCCGACGGCCTTGCGCTGGGTAAGGGCGTGCTCATCTGCGAGAACGAAGAGCAGGCTGCCGAGGGCGTCAAGGAGATCATGCTGGATAAAAAGTTCGGCGCTTCCGGCAACCATGTGGTCGTGGAGGAGTTCCTCACCGGCCCCGAGGTCAGTGTCCTCAGCTTCACCGACGGCAAGGTGGTCAAGCCGATGGTGTCCTCCATGGACCACAAGCGTGCCAACGACCACGACACCGGCCTGAACACCGGCGGCATGGGCACCGTCGCCCCCAACCCCTACTATACCCCGGCCATCGCCGCCGAGTGCATGGAAAAGATCTTCCTGCCCACCATCAAGGCCATGAATGCCGAGGGCTGCCCCTTCAAGGGCTGTCTCTACTTCGGCCTCATGCTCACTCCGGACGGCCCGAAGGTCATCGAGTACAACTGCCGCTTCGGCGACCCCGAGACGCAGGTGGTGCTGCCCCTGCTGGAGAGCGACCTGCTGAAGATCATGACCGCCTGCACCGAGGGCACGCTGGCCGACACCGAGGTGAAGTTCTCCGACGGCGCGGCTGCCTGTGTCATCCTCGCTTCCGGCGGCTACCCTGTGGCCTACGAGAAGGGCAAGCCCATCACCGGCCTTGTGGACGGTCAGCTGCCCGATGAGCCGGACGTCACGGTCTACCACTCCGGCACGGCCATCGCCGAGGACGGTCAGCTCGTCACCAACGGCGGCCGCGTGCTGGGCGTGACGGCCACTGCGCCCGGCCTGCCCCGGGCCATCGCCATTGCCTACGAGGCCGCAGAGCACATCCACTTCGATAAGCTGCACAAGCGCACCGACATCGGGATGCGGGCGCTGAAGGCGCTGGCGGAAGAATAA